Within Cydia fagiglandana chromosome 25, ilCydFagi1.1, whole genome shotgun sequence, the genomic segment aaggcctacttgggtcgaccaaatggacgccgtcctgttggtcgtcctaaataccgttgggcagatagagtggaggcagatctccgtgagctcggagtcggcgaaagctggcgggataccgctctggaccgatcaaagtggcgtgctcttgtgttggaggccaagactcattttgggtcatcgcgccaaccaagtaagtaagtagtaagtaagtaactcTAGAGTCCCGAAGTGAGGTAACTCGACGTTAAATACCTAACTGTCATACTTGTCATTCTTATATTCTTTCGCAAGTGACAATTACTAAATCAAAACACGTTTAGTTTACAAATAATGTGGCAGCTGATTGATAAccaaagagaaaagtgttcattTTAAATCTTTTTTGTTAATCATTATGTCAGGATAACCATCTGCTAAAATCTAtctaaagtaagtaggtatagttggtcaagcagatcttgtcagtagaaaaaggcggcaaatttgaagggaagggaagggatatcgtctcttagaaaatttgaatttcgcgcctgtttctactgacaagatttgcttgaccatctatatttcaGTTTTTtgaccgacttccaaatctcaaaaggtagaggttatcatttatcaattaggttgtatttttttttatgtttgttactccatatctccgtcattactggtctactggaccaattttgattgtatgtatgtgCATACAGGTTGGtctcgtttttgtcaaaacccagttctgataatgggatccatgaggaatcgagggaactcctcaaatcttaaaggcatacatatatggattgttgtgtttttattaacaaatcaagcatatacattaaaaaaagtgacatttgttgaagtggaactgctgatgatgatcagaatggaacccagcaaacattttaagtattttttcctaggctcgaagaagatttttccaatttaagtgaaaatgacgtcctaagtcaccaattattttacgtattgtacacttttacttccaagtcaaaatatagggataataaaacgtaaatttcacttcataaatacaccatgaagtcagggacttaggggttgaaaataaggcaaaatattaggtaaaattaaccttaaaccctgaccaataggtcaaatctactaataaggtattttaggtgtatttgcgacgtaattattacttatacggggactatgaagtcacggacttaatggttgaaaataagtcctattactaggtaaaattaacttcgtaccctgaccaataggtcaaatatactaataaggccttttaggtgtatatgcgacgtaattatttcttatacggagaccatgaagtcagggactttatggttgaaaatctgtcgaaatattaggtaatattaacttcgaaccctgaccaataggtcaaatgtactaataaggcattttaggtgtatatgcgacgtaattatttcttatacggggaccatgaagtcagggacttaatggttgaaaataagtcgaaatattaggtaaaattaactgcaaagtctgaccaataggtcaaatgtactaataagacattttaggtgtatttgcgacgtaattatttcttatacggagacctttaggtcgttgattttatgtcgatttagctactaattttaggtaaatgttacttaaaatagataccaaattgcgaccatatagttaaaatcacttgtaaagtactatcaataccataaggttgtgccgccattttctttcattataacgagatgctaaatatgaaattgcataacttaagttgttatatcttgaatggtgccatcgcacggtacttcattgtgctaatattcaaaataaaacaatatttttgatcaagtcaatacactcacacacacaaatattcaattacaacactcaattacaagcaaatatatgcattttgattttataaaatgtggaaaagttaaatatttcaaaagcccatcgatagttttgtatgtaaacctaacatactgcacgaaaaaattttctgtgcactagatttcatcgttcttcatcagcgtaatcggcctaaattattttacatgacttagtggccgccattatcattgcacaacttaaagttgttttcttgttagacattttgtttctgagtgaaaagaatatataagcgtaaaatgtttgtgtctctttttctcttcatcgcgtctcatctaaatattgcctcgcagagtaattatatggataaaaatatgtcgccatcacgtctaaaggtggtaaagaatatcaaattagtacattttcactacgcggcacgtcgtggcgacgtcgaatccacatcggaaacatgacctagtgttgacctaatggttgtaatcactaatttaccgtcaataaatacgtcgccggcacgtgcgttttttccccatttatgtcgccggcacgtgcccacgacgtcgattcgacgtgcctcattttggtctcctaaattgtgcgacctaaaataggtgcctttttcggaatatcgaccaaaaatgtttgctgggaagtcttcaacgacgcatagtcacagaataaataatagtactaggtacagaagactcactctctaacaaaacgcgtctgtgacgatcagcacagatatggccgctaggtggcgacagcgccacgggcggcttatggcaaaccccaaaattggggctgaacggatgcacttttagctacctgtagcaaagcgacgaaatcgtggagtgagacacgcctggcatagttcacgtttggcgatttgtcctcttcgttatgtttgctaagcgagttaaatttttaagccacatttttgtcaagctcgagttttgatgatgggatccatgaggaatcgagggaactaactcctcaaatcttaaaggcatgcgtatagagatatttgtattttcatcagaaaatcaaccactttcattaaaaactgtcgcatttgatgaagtggaactgctactgatgatcagaacggaactttTCAACGACACATGGTATAAGTTTGGCGATTTTGATTTCGACTTGGACTAGGACTGGGGCCGGCACCCGGACCCGGATTCAGattcgggcccggactcggacccgggcttgGACTCGACCTGGACTTGGATCAGGACCTAGACCTGGACCTCGACCTGGACCTGGTTGTGGACTTGGTTCTGGACCCGGAACCGGACCTTAACACGGTTCGGTTGAGaagtagatttttttctatgaaagattatctagacacgcggcagcgtgtcaagccaagttcaagcaaaggaactggctagccagcgccgagtgtaatattacacgaaccacttggtgccacttttgacccttctataactcaaaacatctttaacgtaaacacataaaactacgtgtgtttaattatatccataaggacatctagaagcccaaatttcatgaagctagctcaaacggttatgaagatatgaaggtcaaaaagtcgtaaattttaagactgaccgACTGactgacttatagtacctaaacctaacctacttccagattacctagaaggatgaaatttggaaaaaatctaaaaataaaaaaaagttaaataatagggggggtccccatacaaaaaaaaacattttttattgggactgacatataagtatgtacctaaacctaacctacttccaggtgacctagaaggatgaaatttggaatccagctcggttattgtgtgtaaccgtaggaaaaatctaaaaataaataaaagttaaaaaataggggggtccccatacaaaaaaaacattttttattgggactgacatataagtacctaaacctaacctacttccagatgacctagaagggtgaaatttggaatccagctcggttattgtgtgtaagcgtaggaaaaaatctaaaaataaaaaaaagttaaaaaatagggggggtccccatacaaaaaaatatttttttattgtggcgttggaaccgttacaagcagatatttgaaactaccccaatatatgtattattatatttgctactTTGCTACTTAAAAAAGAAattaagtcaaaaaataagtggtatccccatacaaaaaacttgtaatacgctctaaacaaccggccaacggtgtgtcgtcggcggcgcgcggcaccacataattatacaaagaacagaagtaaaaaccatgcagcggaaacacaagaaaaaacattaaatctcaatacctgcctagttttctttacaaaaagtattgatatcccaccaaaaacataaatgtaaaaaaggagagccaagttcaatacaaaaattatgcttggctgtggggttcgccgcaaaaagaatggagatctaaatgagtgccaagttctatgcaaaatccaaatatgtatttatttataggatCAAAATAACATTGTGCAGGTCCGGCGCATTTTTAATCCAGCGTATTTCGCTAGACGTGCAGAGGGgaaacgccagcagcgtgctaggtacatttagccgggtacctatggcctaatagcatataatacccttaatttttatatttacctagttataagtttgtaaatttctgtatctatttacatttcattttgtaataaaattatattcgcttttcttaaataacattataaacaagtaattaactctatttctttgctttattggatacaattgctgttatttaaaaaaatgtgagatcttaaagtaggttagatttgacttggccagttttcattacatcaatcattttataaagttattcaacatatatatatatatattgtaattctaataaaatctggccaagccaaatctaacctactttaagatctcacatttttttaaataacagcaattgttataggtacccaataaagcaaagaaatagagttaattacttgtttataatgttattttgttcctataaatacatatttggattttgcatagaacttggcactcatttagatctccattttttttgcggcgaaccccacagccaagcataatttttgtattgaacttggctttccttttttacatttatgggTTTGGTGGGATTCGAGATTACAGGCGCCAGGCATACAAGTGAatacttaaaatttaattaatattgtcCTTTTCTGCCTGAAACACAGAAAATCCTACATAGTTTGGGCATTTGTAAACCACTTTTCTCTAACAACAATTCTTAGTAGTTAAAAGCAAacacttttaacaataaattatttgtagcatttgacaaaataattaaattaaaaagagtATAACCGAATAAATAAAGCAATTCAAGTCAATTATTCACCTTTCGCATGACGTAATGTGTGATATGATCTAAATGTACAGTTAGTTTAATATGCATTTTACACATAGTATAGCATTAATTAAAATCGATTCAAGTGAAGTTATTAAATGTATGTACCCAATAGAGgcaaaaacaatgttttattGAGCAATTGAGTTTATTCGATCAGGTTTCCATAAATTAAGTCGTTCGTACCACTAGAAGTCAATTAGCAAATAAACTAAATGTTTCCAGAAGTTATTAAAGGTTAGCCCTGGCAGCTGCAGCCGGAGCCGGAGCCTCCCTGCACGCTGGTGATGGCCACGTTCCCGCAGGTGCCGCAGCTGTAGTCCACGCACGCCGAGCCGCTGGTGTCGTAGTTGCCAGAGAACTGCACGGCGCTCAGGTACGGCAGTTGTCCGCTAACGTCCAAGTCTCCGCTCAGGCCGAGCTCGGTGGAGACGGAGATGCCGGAGGGGGAGATGGGGCCGAAGCTGGTGATGGGGAGGTCGCCGCCGCTGCTGGGGATGGAGATGGAGTTGGCGCTGACAGAGCTGCTGGAGCCCCCATAGCTGCCGTAACCGATGGAGCCCCTAGAGCTGCCGCGTGAGCAGCCGCAACTCTGGCCAGAGATGGTCTGAAacgcaaaaatatttatttaggccTGAGAGCTGTAAATGTTTAAAGACTTTAGTAACTCTTTCCTTTTTTGTGGCTCCCTACATTCCAGCCATCAGTCAGTAGCAGGGGAATCAAAGTTGATTGTttcacaatacttatttatttatttaaactttagtacacaaaagaaaacttatcgtacaaaaggcggagttaatgccaaaagcattctctaccagtcaaccttaaagCAAAGCGGAGAGATTGTGGGCGGTGCTACTTATCACTAAAGCTAATCTAAAATCTAACACACCTACACAATACCTATACtacataaaattaatataatatacttaatacacataatacatacaataaataatttatataaactaatttaaCACTACTAGGAATCCTTCATTCTAACAGCAAAGAAAGACCGTACAGATTTCTTGAACGCAAATTTATTTGGGGCATTTTTGATATTCAGGGGAAGTCCGTTCCAAAGGCGCGCCACCTGTACGCAGAACGAGTTTGACATGAACCCGGATCGATGTGGAGGGATGGACAAAGACATATTGCCAGAAGAGCGGAGTTGGCGGTCGCGAGAAAGACCATAAAACTGAAAGAGCGACTACGACTACGACTTATATGCATTTAAAGAATTTAGTTCAGcttgaaattaaattttgtgtaattagggttccgtacccaaagggtaaaacgggaccctattactaagacttcgctgtccgtccgtccgtccgaccgtccgtccgtctgtccgtctgtccgtctgtctgtcaccaggctgtatctcacgaaccgtgatagctagacagttgaaattttcacagatgatgtatttctgttgccgctattttTCTTACCGACTAGATATAAAAGAGCACATCaactataaatttaatataaataaagaaattgaCAATTATTTGTGAGTATACGGCGGTTGTCGAAAGAaggatttaatatttttgaaaactCATGGAAAAGCATAGATATACATAGGTACAAGTACATaacaattaatatattttacatCAAGGAATCAAAAGGAAAAATCAGTAGTTTACCTGGACCAGCAGAAGAGAAGCGCAGAGAAGGATAGCTTTGAATGCCATTTTAATGGTTGCTGTAGTAAGTATCTTACTAAAGTATGATTTTCAGTAAGAATTGTGGGACTTTTTATAGTTCTTGCGAGTCTTTCGAAATTAACTTAAGATAACATACATTAACTTTAATAGGCACGTGTGTCCACGTATGTCCAAGTGTTCTTAAAATTGTTTACACTTAATTGATAACATAAATCGGCCACGTGTTTCGTCTTTTGAAATGCTATTGTTCTTCTTATCATTGTTTTTAATTGGTTCATTATAAAAGCTGAGCTTCAAAAGTATCGAACATAGTTTTTTCGTCCTTCGAATAAACAACTTCAACCATGTCTCCTTACACCGTGTTGGTCCTCTGCATCCAAATCTGCCTGATCCAGGTAAGTTCaactaggtacttaactatCTTTTTCTGTCTTAGAGTTTAAACTAACTATTTTCTGTAATCCAGGTAGGGTTTGTAATCcagatccgaaatgtatgaaattatccggatctggatccggatccgtggatcttcccatacatttccgATCCATAGTGCAAACCCTAAGCCCAGGTAAAATTTCCTTATTTTGTGgaagttaatttttttaaggaggctttattgaatttattattgtgtgattttcaaaataattgtAAAAAGATGGCGGTCCGcctaatttgaaaaaaaaaatcagggTCGAGATGATTCCTCCACAAAAGGTACAGTCCCTCTGTGTTgatacttttatattttttataaaacctCCATAATCGCCTACCGCAGCTTTTTAACCAGGTCATGATTTGTGATACCTTTTGTTCACATTCACATTAATTTAGTAATAAATCATATTCATGGCAAGTAATTGTTATATTGGAGAGTCCCATAAAACTCTAAATACTTGCACTATAGAATGCaatagatagagttagaccaagaaaagtctgcagcgattttgatagcccacgcagtgcaagtgttatttataagtcataatttcatagatgtttgacgtttaaaataacacttgcactgcgtgggctatcaaaatcgctttgaaaagacttttcttggtctaactctaagtagCTTATACATATTCCGCGCCAGCTCTGACGGATCAACCTGTACACATTTTATTGCCTTGACTAAcagtttctttttaattaacagtcAGTGATGAGCCAGCGCTGCTGCGGCTCCAGCATCGGCTCCGGGTCCAGCATCGGCTACGGTTCCAGCATCGGCTACGGTTCCAACATCGGCTCCGGCTCCAGCATCGGCTACGGTTCCAGCTCCGGCAACAGCGGCTCGTACGGCGGGCAGGGCTGCGGGGTGGTGAGCGCGGACGGCACCATCGACGCGTGCGGCACCACCTGCGTCACCGGCGCCGTGCCCGTGCTCGGCTCCGTCTCCTTCGGCGGCTGCGCGCCCGCCTGCGGCTCCGTCTCTATCTGCGGACAGTGCGGATGCGGTTGCAACTAAATAGTTCTACCGTGATGAACCACACTGCATTTCAATAATACAATAAACGCTTTATGGCTAAATTGTGTTTTGTTTCTTACattgtaatattattttcaGGTCTAGAATAGGGTTTGAATAATGTATGTGACAataagaaaaacaaaaatataattttaattatttattattaaattaaagtaaGATTTCATCTTAAGAACGTCTACCACAGCTGTTAATAGTACTAGAGCTATAGCTAGGTGAGAGGCCAGCGTTCACGCCACTCGGATTCCCGACCTCTTGCGTGATGGCGACGCAGTCCCCACACCCGTACGACACCGGCGCGGTTCCGTTGGTGTTGAACTGGCCCTCGAACGCGACCGCGCTCAGGTACGGCAGCGCGCCGGACAGGTCCAGGTCACCGGCGAGGCCTAAGTCCGTGGCGACGGCGATGCCGGACGGCGCGATGGGGCCGATGCTAGTAATCGCCAGAGGGCCACCATTGTCGGATATCGTGATAGAGCGGCATTCGCAGTTAGGTGTGTATACACTTTGTCCGGCTACAGactgtaaaaaaacattttattagattttaacGAGTTGCATAAAATCGGCAAACAAAATAGGAAAAAGCGTTTAAAGTGTTTGATAAACATTACCTACTTAAGTTGATTCGCATAAAATATCGTAAAATAAGCAAGTTTATATTATGTACACGTTTTATCATGTCTAATTCAAAGAAACCTTACAAAGATATTTAAGTAATAGCACGTACGAACtaacaataaatgttttttataTAATCAGATGTATAGGTAACTATCCAATTACCTGAATGAAATATACTGCTGCGCAGAATGTGATGTATTTTGATGCCATTGTAAATTACTTTTTTGGTTGACAACAgtcaattaattattttatgattaACCTGGCTACCTTTTATACGAAGGTAAAGCCTATTGAATAATCATGATAAATTTCGTTAAAATTGATAAACGGCATCAATCGATAGCAATACAAGCAAAAATAGATATGTGGTAACATAATTCGTTTTGATTGTCCTAATAATAATGATAACGTTTTTCGCAACGCGATATTAATTAAACGAGTTATTATATTATGCATATTTAACTAATATTTTCAACACGCACagatttttgtaataattatcgCCATGACAAGTATAAAAGCTATGGTTGGTTGATATCAAATCATTCTAGCGTTAAACAAGAACAacatataacaacaaatattaacatGTCTCCCTTCGTAGTCTTCGCCCTTTGCCTGCAGGCTTGCTTGATTCAGGTAAttgataaatatatacctactcgtacttattCAGGTTGTTAATATACCGCaatattgaaatattaattTGGTAGAAAAATTTTAGTGGAAAGCTTATTTATATCTTTATGTTATTTGCAGTCCGTGATGAGTCAGTCCTGCGGATTTCCTCAACTTCCCTACGGGTCCGGATTAAGCGGAATCGGCGGTCTCAACAGCGCGAGTCAAAGCGCGCCCGCGCCACCGCCCGTCCCGAGCCCGCCGTGCGCGTCGTACGGCGGTACCGGTACCGGTAAGGTAGGCGTGTCCGGCGACATCGACGCGAGCGGCCAGACCGTCGTCGTCGGCTCCGTGCCCGTGCTCGGCTCCGTCGACTTCAGCGGTACTGTGCCCGCGTCCGGCTCCGTGTCCATATCAGGACagtgcggatgcggatgcaatGCGTAGTACCTAGTTACCTAatgataaatataatttaagattttattaatgccttttatttaaCAAGTGATTTTCTTGTTA encodes:
- the LOC134676904 gene encoding chorion class CB protein M5H4-like, whose protein sequence is MASKYITFCAAVYFIQSVAGQSVYTPNCECRSITISDNGGPLAITSIGPIAPSGIAVATDLGLAGDLDLSGALPYLSAVAFEGQFNTNGTAPVSYGCGDCVAITQEVGNPSGVNAGLSPSYSSSTINSCGRRS
- the LOC134676815 gene encoding chorion class A protein L11-like, which codes for MSPYTVLVLCIQICLIQSVMSQRCCGSSIGSGSSIGYGSSIGYGSNIGSGSSIGYGSSSGNSGSYGGQGCGVVSADGTIDACGTTCVTGAVPVLGSVSFGGCAPACGSVSICGQCGCGCN
- the LOC134676872 gene encoding chorion class B protein L12-like → MAFKAILLCASLLLVQTISGQSCGCSRGSSRGSIGYGSYGGSSSSVSANSISIPSSGGDLPITSFGPISPSGISVSTELGLSGDLDVSGQLPYLSAVQFSGNYDTSGSACVDYSCGTCGNVAITSVQGGSGSGCSCQG
- the LOC134676952 gene encoding chorion class CA protein ERA.1-like, with protein sequence MSPFVVFALCLQACLIQSVMSQSCGFPQLPYGSGLSGIGGLNSASQSAPAPPPVPSPPCASYGGTGTGKVGVSGDIDASGQTVVVGSVPVLGSVDFSGTVPASGSVSISGQCGCGCNA